The genomic window TCGGGATCTTGCCCGACGGACGTCGAAGGAACAACTTGCGAGGAGCCTTCGACCGCATGCTGAGGGAGGATTTCGCTGGCCGTGTCCTCGGCGTAGACACCTCGGCGGCTGCGTGCGCTGCACAGATTGCCGCTCAACGGAGAGTATCCGGACGCCAGGTCGAGATTCGGGACATGCTGATTGCGGGGGCCGCCCTTTCACGCCGCGCCGCGCTTGCCACCCGCAACACGCGACACTTCGAAGAGTGCGGGCTGGAACTTGTCAACCCCTGGAGCGCATAGCAGCGCGCCGGACCGGTAGTAGACGTGCACTCCCCTGTCCAAACACCCGGCCACACCGGACACCGCAAGCCAGGGTCGCGCGGGCCCGACTTGCTGCCGGAGACGGCGTGAAGCACAATTCGCTGAGGATGGAACCGTCGAAGTCGACGCGCCGACCGGTCCGACGGATATCAGCCTCGGGACACAGCCTTGCCGCGGGCATCTGCTTTGCGGGCGCTCTCTCAGGAGCCTTGGGAGCCTGCGGCGAGCGGCACGCTCTCGTGTTGCCGGAGCTCGCGCAGGATGGCGGTGCTCCTGCCATGGCCGATGGGGCGCTCGTGGCCTCGGACGCCCTGCTGCCGAGCGAGCCCGACCCGCTCGTGGTGG from Pseudomonadota bacterium includes these protein-coding regions:
- a CDS encoding type II toxin-antitoxin system VapC family toxin produces the protein MIILDTNVLSAVMLRKPDAHVVSWLDQQPVESVWTTSITLFEVYFGIGILPDGRRRNNLRGAFDRMLREDFAGRVLGVDTSAAACAAQIAAQRRVSGRQVEIRDMLIAGAALSRRAALATRNTRHFEECGLELVNPWSA